A window of Geotrypetes seraphini chromosome 16, aGeoSer1.1, whole genome shotgun sequence genomic DNA:
aaaggagaaaggcTCGTGTTAAGCTGGGCAGAAAAGCAGCCCCGTCATTGGTAAGGCAGGAAATTCAAGGGTAATAATGGCCAAAAAGTTTCCTTTATCTCCTTCATTAAAGTGACCACCCTTGACCGTGAGCCAAATCCTTCTAAAGAGTTCCAATTTCCACTGTAAACAGAACCTGGGTTCTAAGCATTTTCCTCTTAACCTGACAAATACAGATGAAATTTCAAGCACATTTAGAATCTAGTTGGTACTTGGTGCCTGTTACAGGGGAATCTTGTCCTGCAGGAGGTCCCGGCACTTCTTAAGGCAATTCACTAAGCTTGAAATCAACCACCCCACAATTTCAGAGCAAGATCGAGCTGGAATTTTCTGCTTTCTCTTTGGGGATACAAATGGCTATGTTCCTATTAGGTCAAATAGTTTAAGGGCCGATTTGAAGGACaaattaaccctctcttttacaaagcctatGGGCTTCGGGCACTTAATGCAGCcgtggctttataaaaaggggaagggggttTAAGTTAGATTCTTTccttaaaaaacaaaaccaaacctgTTTCATGTCAGCAAAGTCCATATTGCTAAAAGTATAGTCAAGCCTTCACCACAACACCCAGCTAATGAAAGAAATTTAACTTGGGGAACCCAGAAGAAAGGCACAGAAAATTGCACCTAAATTTCTAACTTTCTTTTTGATTGGACCGAGttaccccctcccctctttacaaaaccgtaacagctctgacgctcagctGCTACCGTTGTGGCCGGTGCGAAAAACCGTGCTACgtttttgtaaatggggggggtAATGCAgtttaagttagtccaataaaaaaggaattatttttccccctttatgtttttgttttatttctacttaTTATCTTGtcgagtggactaacacggccaccacaccatcTCACTAAACCTTCTTTTAAAATGCGACTCGAGCAAACCACCTTTCTGTTGAGAGCCAGATGCTCCTGGGTCAGGCCTCACCACGTGTTTTCAATGCAAAGTGACAGAGTAGAAAGGCAGTGTTTTGGCGACCAATTCACCCAACTCGACTTGTGAGATGCGTTCAGAGTTCTCTGCCTTTAGCCCTTATTCCTCAGACTAGAACACATCAGTGTCaccagattatttaaaaaaagacttCAGTTCACTTAATGTACTCCAAATTCTTCAGAACGCCTCTCCTCTCTCGCCCTTTGATGCCCCACTTGGTTGATCGCTTCCCTATGACTCACTGTGCTTTTTTGACACTCTTCCTTATACTTCTGAAGGGAAATTTGAAAAAAAAGCGAGAAGCAGTCCAAGGTGAAATGTGCCAAGGCAAAGAACCTACACTCAGACGCTTTGTAACCACACAAAAGACGCTCGTAGCCACGGGGAAGAATAACAATCAACAGTAAGAACAAAACTTTCATGGCTAATACactcagtcatggttctctgtatATACAAGGCATGAGTCACTTTAAAGTATGGGAGGGGGATGGCACAGGAAACAAAATCCTATACCAGTCATCAGTGCATGGGTAATACCCAGTCTAAAGCTGGATTCAAACCAAACaagcaaaaaataaacaaaagaaaaaaaaaatcaagaacgtGTGCTGAAAGACAGCACCGGACACGTCTTTTAACAGGGCAGAACTGGGCTCTGAGTCACAGGTTTTGCTCAAACATGTGCGACAAGAAGCCACTCTGTAAACAAGATGCCAACATTCATTTTTCCCCACTACGGGCTTCCTATCCACAATTCTGCTCAATCTCCCCCTCTGCTAGTTATACTTagaaaaaatatacatattttaaaGGCATTGGCTTCCTCAAGCACTCTGGACTCATACAGATCAACTCACACACACAACGGTATCGTCCACAATCTCAACACAGGATCCGAAACAGCTTCATCAGTAGCTATCGTGATTATATAGTGTTATACAggtcttaaaaaacaaaaaaaacaaccaataacGCAGGAAAAAGAAACTAGGTAATGTCCCTGATTTTCACGCTGTGTTCCAGTATTTGAGAATCGAGCAGCACGCAGAGAGTGGCCGTGAGCAATCGGAAAGCATCTGACGGGATTGTAGGTGGCACTGTGTGCCTCAAAAACATACCACTTGCTGGCATTTACTGGTTAAAGttatttgaattttttaaaagaggcaCAGCAGCGGTGAGTCATGGTCTGCAGGTCCGCAGCTTGGCTGCGAAGCATGCGATCCCTGCTCCCGCACTGAAAGAATGCAAGTTTCTATAGGCCTTTTTCCTGCTTTCTTTTACATGACTTTAAAGAGTGTATGGAGGTCTAGGAGAGGGGACAAATCACAAAATTATCCATTTAACTTTAACCCTCCCCTGTAAAAAGGCTCTCTGCTACTAGAGAAGGGTAAGGAGAACCCAAAACAAAGTCCCCTGCCCCCATCCACCACAAATACTTGTATAGAAATGTCACCAAACATTAGTCTTAGCACTTTTGAAGCAATACTTTCAGCGCATGTTAAAAATTTACCCCTAGAAACCCTACCAACGTTGTAATTGTCcttgtcaaaataaaattctaTTTTGTTAAAATTACCAACCCATCAtagctccttcccacccctcacTCTGCATTCTCGCTACTTTAAATGCACCATTAAAATGACAGTGGGTGACTATCGTCCCATATTTCAGTTCTAGGCATCAGCAACCACCTTGGGTCCTGCCATGACGGGGGTCACCCCAAGGTCGCTGGCACAAAAGCTGAATCTGCTATTCTTCTCTTCCACCTGCCGCTCCCCGTTCCAGCGCCGTTTCAAGCGCAGCTTTGCTGGCATGGACGACTCTTCCTTTTTCTCTGGGGTACCGATTTCAGTCGCCATCTCCTGGCAGGGCTTGTCCTCTTCCACTTGGTCCGAGTTCGCGTTGGTGGCTGCAGTCACCTGTGCCGTCACTGCTGAAGGTAGGGCAGCTGCAGCGGGCCACGACGGAGGTGTGGGCTTGGCAAACACAGACGCTCTCTCCCTGTCCACTATCACGTTTGGCCTCAGCTTGCTGTGATTCTCCTCTTGCAATGGTACATCTTGGCTCTCAGGCTCGTCGTCAGATACAGGTTCCACTTTCATCTTGCGGGGGGTGGGAGCCATCTGAGGAACAGCACCCACATCATCTAAACTTTCATGCCTCTCTCTGTGCTTACGTCCCATGGGAGGAGGCTGAAGCTTTATGGGAAACGCAGGTTGCTCCTCCGGATGAAACTGGTGTCGAGGTGGAGGTATAAAGAGCCCTGGGTACCTGGGAAAAGTCCGGGGGCTCAGGTGGTAGTTGAATACTGAACATGCCTGAGACTGGAGATAATGTTTCATCTCTTCTGGGTTAAAGGTGAAGCAATTGCCCCCTGGAAAGGCAGGGCTCAGGCCAGGAGAGGGGCTGTAGGAGAAAACTGTGGGAGTCAGAGAGAGAGCCGGGGAGATTGGGACATTGAGGACCCCTCCACGACCTGGTAGAGGCGATACCGAGAAAGGACTGTGAGGGTCAGGGTACATCCCGGGTCTGGCAAAGAGTGGGAGGACAATTTCTGGCTTGCGCTTCTGGTGTGGCACATTGATGCTTGAACTGATTGAATTCCGGGATGCCACAAGGTCTGCGCTACGCTGCCACTCTGAGGAGAGGTCCTCCAACTCGGTAGGGTTGGTCTTCCGGTCCCCAAGATTGGAGTGAGAGTCATGGGTGGGCTGTAGCAGGGGGCCTGAAGGGAACCGACTTGCCTGGGCATCTTCAGTTGGAGAACGAGGATCCAGAGGGGGGAAATGAAAGCGGGAAACGGCAGAGGGAACAGGCGGGGCACTCTGAGGGACAGTACCTGTTATAACGGGAAAGGGGagtgaggaagaaagagaaaaaaagcccAATTACCACCACTTTACATCAGTACAAGAACACGACTATGATTCAAGATGGAGCCTACAGCTTAGAAAACATTGCTCTCAAAATGCCGCTGGGTTCTATGCCCATACTGAATTTAAAATAATCACATTTCCTAAGTTTACCTTCTTCTGTTTTCATAGGTTAATTTTTTAAAGTCCATATTTGTTTTTGTGCAGAAAATGTTTCTTTGGAGCATTGTGGTTTAAACAGCCATAAGGATGGCTTGGCACACAAGCTCTTTAATAAGGCTTGGCTGAGGACTTGGTGATGAACTCTGCACATGGGGTTCCTGAATTCATAGCCCCTGAGAGGAGGGAGGCAGTGACTCTGTCATTGCTCAATGTGGCATCTCAGACCAGGCTCCAGAGGGAGCAACAGTCTGTGTCCACTGACCGAGGGGCTGTCACTGCAAAGAACAGATCAGGCAGTTAAGAGGGAGATACAGAAAATAGGGGCAAAACACAAATTCCAAACTGGGGTTTCCCTCGTTTATGGATAGTCTAGTAATCTGCAATCAGTTCAGAGCTTAAAATGAGTTAAATCATTATATATATACATCCATCCTGGAGAGATGTAAATTCCGATTTTCTAGGTTGCTCTACTTTGACACACTAGCCTCTTTCTTTAAGTCCCTGCAGCCAGATCTCGAGTGGACTTTAAAAGCTTCTGTGTGTCATCTTTGGAGAATTCTTACAGCGGCCAATGCTAAAGTGTCACAGCTTGCTAAGCATCCCGGTTACTGCAGTGAAAGCAACGGGATCCCATGAGGCACTCGCTGGAACTAACCCACTACATAAACCAATAAGACAGTGGCTGGCTTGGCTTTCTTGAAACAATAGTGAACTGATAATTCAAAGGCTCTTGACCTGACTGTGATCTCGCTCAGAGTGTGCCCTCTGCACACCAGGAAGTGATTCTTTCCCCCTGCAGGTGAAACAGCAAGGAAGAGCAAGCAGATTTCAGTCACCCCCCAACAGGCTGCAGGTTGCTCCCACCTCTCCCttaggcaggaggggggggggaggcaacaGCAGCTGTAATTAGAGATGCATGCATCTCAGTTCTTGAGCTACCGCTGTTTATAGTTTGTACGCCTGGCcccaaggggaaaaagggagagGCAGTACTAGAAGACAGCTTGTATACAGTGAGGCATGGCACGGAGCAACTCAAAACCACCTGAACAAGTTGTTGCAGGCAGCACGCACCTCCTGCCCCCATGCGCAAACCGTAGCCTCAGTTTTACACCACAGGCAAATCGCATCCGGTGTCAGGAAGTGCACTACTGGGACATCTAATGAATAGAGGGATTCTGGCTTGCTTTTAGATAGCTGTCAATTTGAAGCCGTGGCTCACCATCAGCATTTCTTACCTATTGGttcccaatttatttatttattcaattttctatacccaggggagctcagaatggtttacatttttccctgtctgtcttggtgggctcacaatctatcaatgtacctggggcaatggggtttgaacccacaacctcaggctgaagctttaaccactgtgccacacgctACAGATGCTATATTCAGGTGGATCTACCAGGTTGAAAGAAGCATTCAGGGGTTTTTCTAGAGCATACCACCGGGGGATGAGAGGGGAACTCCAATAATTTAAATTAGGAGTTTGAAAGTCCAGATTAGATAATAGAGACGAAAAGAGGAAGTTTACTATCACACCTGAAAAAGGGACCTTTGTTGTTTTTCAAAGATCAGatgtttttccaaatctttattcattttaacatatacatcaagtgtacattaaaataggaacacaacatattacattatcacttgataattccctaacaatatatacctaaaagatttatatcccaccccatctcatatctatacatgaataatataattcctatgtatattaatcaattaaattatgcacatatatattaaattatcataacccacccatccctccaTCCCCCCATTCTGTCAATTATCAtagaaggaaaaagaataataaattaacattaatcattatgataatttattattggcctccacacatctttaactctattaaaatgaccattttgtacagatgacacattgagttccaccagaagctgtaatttagtctagaacaatttttccaattcaatgttaaaatgaataaagattggaAAAATACTATTgttggaagggatgggagggggaggggtttttatttatatatttatgctgatgtttgattagattttcaagtgatttgtatgatctaattgatattttattgtacacttgatgtaagaaatgaaaatgaataaagatttggaaaaaaaacaaaacaaaacaaagatcaTATGTTAAAatctggaagggggggggaatttcAATCCACAGATTCCAGTTTCTCCAAAACCAGCCTGCTGCTAGAATTTTACACCCCATCACCCATGAATTTAAGCCATTAAGCTTAAATTCCATGAAAGCTCGGGATCAGTAAAGTCACACAGCATCCGAGTAGTCTGCATGGAGGGACGCCACAGATACGGCAGCGTGACGCTTGCGAGCCAGGGCTAGTGCCTTGCAATAGTACAGAGTGCGCAAAGGAGAGCGCCTTCAGAGTTAAGTTGAGGTCTGATGACATTAGagcgcgggggagggggtggggcttgCGTCAACTTACCACTGGGTCTTATGTTGATGAATGGATAATTCGGCATCACCAGCTTATTAAAATTAAATTTGTAGGTGAACCTTTTGCCTTTTGTTTTATGAAGGATCCTCTTGTTATAATAATACCTGTAAGaataatagttaaaaaaaaaaatgagtccAAAGAGTACAAAACTATGCAGGCTTCAAATCAGCACTAAAGTTGCCAGAAATAAagaggttttaatgaattctgttagtCCAAAAAATACACACATTAAAGAAGTTCAAACATGCAACCTTTGCAGACTGCTTATGGACCCCTGCTTGAGACAGTTTGGGAGGGACTTTTTGGACTACAGCGTGAAGGCCGTTGCTAACAACAGAAGTTACTCAGCCTCTGTATTATTTGGCTGACAAAGAATTATGAATCCTTTCCAGAGTTGCAAAATTGAGGTTTGCTGCTCTTGTGGGTCTACTGAGGCTCATATGCCGTAAAGAGAATTTTGGATACGGGAAAGAGACAGAATTATAAATGGAAGGAATTCACACTGAGCTCAGGGTCGTAGTCAATTGCTTTATCTCATTTATTAAGTATGGAGCAGGCTAAGCTATTTGATTTACTTATGACCATAGAGGAAAGACAATATAGTTTTGTCTGTGAATGAAAGTGAAATACTTTGTCGCTCGCTAGAAAGTACAAAGAAATTACAACAGTTAAGAGACAGAGCTTGCCAGTGTTTAGAAAGATCTGGGCTCCATTAAATTTGTTTTTGATATATAGAGGATTGAATTTTAGATTTTGTTAAAAGTGTTTTGCCATCTCTAtttgtaaaaataaaacatttaaattttttaaaagcaGGACTATGCTCCCTCAAAAGTAACAGGAAAATCATGTCTCagaaaatatttgaaatcatGGTGGGTTGATAAATTGTAGGCGAGATCTGTAATATGATAACAGGAGATCaactagggcagtggtcttcgCTAATTTTTAAGCGAGGGCTGTTTGGAGTccaaaaggggtgaaggagagctgacaaatatgttcctactttggatctctctatcccctcctcccccatctctgtccttctcttccccctctcccctacccttaggtctggaatctctctctcctccttccctccaccatctctctccttccctttcctcttcctgtggtctggtatgtctctcctctccttcctatatttcttcctctcttagtCTGGAATCTCCATCTCTCCGCCTTACCTTCCccggtctgacatctctcttttcttccctccccctccagtaggttaaagtttctctccttccctttctcccttcttgtggtctggtatttccttttctcccctcctccctaccatgacctggcatctctgtcatcccctttcttttcctttcccttccctccccaaggaTGGCCTgacatctctttttttccctttccaagcccatggtctagcatctctctaataaccccctcccccttcatggGATTCAGTAGTTTCTCACCCTTCTCCTTCCCAGCTGCTACTCTTGCACTCTTCATGCTGTGCAGGGATAGggagcagtagcagagggaaagcttccaggctgCCAAAGGTAGCATGTTTACCTCACTCACGCTGCCAGCGGCCTGAAGAGTAAAAGAGCAGCTACGGGAAGAAGCGTTGAATCCTGCAGGGGGATAGAATCCTTGACTGCAGAGCGGGTTGCCCAGAAGGCCTCAGCGGCCGCCACTGGCTCATGGGCCTTGCAATACTACTGAGCTAGGATAATAAAGCCTTCATTTTGGAATCACACTTTTATATACCTGCTTCTGTCttgctagggtttatttttttattttattgactttatgttttattaatcttattaattatgtatgttttgtaCATCTAGAAGTTCTCAGGAATTGAGATGATTAATAAATGAAATGGGATCTTGCcgggcacttgtgacctgggttggccactgttggtaaCGGGATACCagacttgatgaaccttcggtctgtcccagaggGCAACTCATGTTTTTATGGGTCAAAGCTACAGCATAAAAGCTAGGCCAGGACTAGGAAAAAAATCCCTCCTTGTGCTTAAATAGTTTTGAGTCCGAGTTAGGCCCCTCTCCAAATCACCGACATCCTAAATGCAGGCGACATCAACATGGCTGGAGGAGAGAAACCTGCTGTCGTGGACTTTACTTGCCTTCTTTTCTCAGCAAATTagaactacatgtcccagaaGGCTTTAGATGCGACTCAGCCTTTCATATTGCCCTGAATCAGGGGATGACACAGGTATTTGTTCACAAGCTGCAATCGTACATCTTAATGGATgcaggtagggttgccagattttcctttcagaaaatccggaccccttggCCCCGCCCACCAGGCCCCCCTTGTTATGCCCACCCCAccgcctgctcttgtcgggcagggagcaAGTCCGTACATGTGTGGCTGTCGTGCGCGTGACGGCCACGCATGCAGGGACTTCCTctctgcccgacacagcttttcaaaacccaaagtgccgggttttgaaaagccatctgggcccctcaaaaggaggacatgtccgaggaaatctggtaaccctagatgcaggaagaaaaaatattaacctggatggggggggggggg
This region includes:
- the ETV3 gene encoding ETS translocation variant 3 isoform X2, which encodes MKTGCSIVEKPKGGGGYHFPDWAYKAESSPGSRQIQLWHFILELLQKEEFRHVIAWQQGEYGEFVIKDPDEVARLWGRRKCKPQMNYDKLSRALRYYYNKRILHKTKGKRFTYKFNFNKLVMPNYPFINIRPSGTVPQSAPPVPSAVSRFHFPPLDPRSPTEDAQASRFPSGPLLQPTHDSHSNLGDRKTNPTELEDLSSEWQRSADLVASRNSISSSINVPHQKRKPEIVLPLFARPGMYPDPHSPFSVSPLPGRGGVLNVPISPALSLTPTVFSYSPSPGLSPAFPGGNCFTFNPEEMKHYLQSQACSVFNYHLSPRTFPRYPGLFIPPPRHQFHPEEQPAFPIKLQPPPMGRKHRERHESLDDVGAVPQMAPTPRKMKVEPVSDDEPESQDVPLQEENHSKLRPNVIVDRERASVFAKPTPPSWPAAAALPSAVTAQVTAATNANSDQVEEDKPCQEMATEIGTPEKKEESSMPAKLRLKRRWNGERQVEEKNSRFSFCASDLGVTPVMAGPKVVADA
- the ETV3 gene encoding ETS translocation variant 3 isoform X1 encodes the protein MLLFFSTFVSRQEKMKTGCSIVEKPKGGGGYHFPDWAYKAESSPGSRQIQLWHFILELLQKEEFRHVIAWQQGEYGEFVIKDPDEVARLWGRRKCKPQMNYDKLSRALRYYYNKRILHKTKGKRFTYKFNFNKLVMPNYPFINIRPSGTVPQSAPPVPSAVSRFHFPPLDPRSPTEDAQASRFPSGPLLQPTHDSHSNLGDRKTNPTELEDLSSEWQRSADLVASRNSISSSINVPHQKRKPEIVLPLFARPGMYPDPHSPFSVSPLPGRGGVLNVPISPALSLTPTVFSYSPSPGLSPAFPGGNCFTFNPEEMKHYLQSQACSVFNYHLSPRTFPRYPGLFIPPPRHQFHPEEQPAFPIKLQPPPMGRKHRERHESLDDVGAVPQMAPTPRKMKVEPVSDDEPESQDVPLQEENHSKLRPNVIVDRERASVFAKPTPPSWPAAAALPSAVTAQVTAATNANSDQVEEDKPCQEMATEIGTPEKKEESSMPAKLRLKRRWNGERQVEEKNSRFSFCASDLGVTPVMAGPKVVADA